One segment of Actinomyces sp. 432 DNA contains the following:
- a CDS encoding transglutaminase domain-containing protein: protein MTRAAAADGQPTRRLVPWAAPSTTGWQVLVLGAALVLGGCLTGLSLMRDLGLLLTATAGAALVAGWLMALAARPRARLSGPGEVGEVHVGQDAVWQLAVATRLPRWVPLWVTWHVAGARLTVPVAQGGCAISYRPHRRGPLTVSAPALTCYDPLGLARARIPMRLDGSLLVLPRPLPPPAEAAATGTADTAGGVDAAAPSRSHPGTSGRQLGNLREYRPGDWLGSVHWRQSARTGRLIVIDREHEGRGLRRLRLDLRACAYTAHAEAPGGAAAAFEGAVSTATGLIEAWARAGHDVELHLGTERHRATAAHSTALLRRLATVEMSSLPEDDAADLPPGGPRPGTRAADAGPGAEADVFITGAPAEPQPPPGTLVLVADAQAGASAATDAAAASPPARAGLRAPQDAPTSRPRLRTARWQPLAAGLITVGLWHLAATVLAPLLTPAPWADRGLAVAAVALLLPALVRTARPQRAGLACALGLLAGSGVLWWGWRGTGQVESWLASPSTQLREVSSMLCDGIAPLDTGGALGFALCLFTWLLAWVCALSSAGGGDGCGATGLIPAAALLAPGIVLGQRPADDVVLAAGAGVLALILTAGPVPAAGTRNQHGWEAKPPHAAVRAAPLVAYGALMRALGKLAGVAVVTALAVGTAGVAVSLAPAVPVRAWSWNVSGAGVAGLSVPDTTLTLDQDLVRGSAATVFEYTSDVPTGTSLRFPLAVIRDLDGDAWEPLEDPGPASAGSLVAPVGGGALTAGGALVAAGVSAAEVRSGGADLPETHIGIQNLASARLPLAQSTALITTDANDDALAVSNWAWVPGTSTVVARGAGATRGNRYTVRGWNAVAGPDGTPQVLPPYEAAAADPQELAAYTVTPRGSAGIALTAREVVGAVGLDGTDAPPTAQAAALAAWFHSGDFVYDESAPGGFSGSGGTMPVDTVNDFLTDRHGYCVHYAAAFTLMARSLGLPTRIAIGYASRADGAATPVSGQELHAWPEVWFDDVGWVAFEPTPGGAGRRADTGADPQPSPTAAGTETPTASASAAPAPTVVATSNAPDPSGSSGAAGAGDATRPGVRAPQLAAAVLVALLLAGPALVRSGRRRRRLGRIRNGSRPAAAAWQELRDTATDLGLWTPPGRVGAAGGAGRRPGGAGRGPRARTHEALAEYLAALPGLEAAGRDLEELAGAAVAEAFGEGALAPAPGGRADGTVGDRERLASGLRTVTASLARATSLRRRLRARLLPASLWRRR from the coding sequence GTGACCCGAGCCGCAGCCGCCGACGGACAGCCCACGCGCCGGCTCGTCCCCTGGGCGGCTCCGTCAACGACCGGCTGGCAGGTACTCGTGCTCGGGGCGGCCCTGGTACTCGGTGGCTGCCTCACCGGCCTGAGCCTGATGCGCGACCTGGGTCTCCTTCTCACGGCAACGGCCGGAGCCGCCCTTGTGGCAGGCTGGCTGATGGCTCTCGCCGCAAGGCCGCGAGCGCGGCTGAGCGGACCCGGTGAGGTAGGTGAGGTCCACGTCGGCCAGGATGCGGTCTGGCAGCTGGCCGTCGCCACCCGGCTGCCCCGGTGGGTACCCCTGTGGGTGACCTGGCACGTCGCCGGTGCTCGGCTCACGGTCCCGGTGGCGCAGGGTGGCTGCGCGATCTCCTACCGTCCGCACCGGCGCGGACCGCTCACCGTAAGCGCGCCCGCGCTCACCTGCTACGACCCACTCGGGCTCGCACGCGCCCGCATTCCCATGCGCCTGGACGGCAGCCTGCTGGTCCTGCCCCGACCACTGCCACCGCCGGCTGAGGCCGCCGCCACCGGCACAGCTGACACGGCAGGCGGCGTGGACGCGGCTGCCCCGTCCCGTTCGCACCCCGGTACCTCCGGCCGGCAACTCGGCAACCTGCGCGAATACCGGCCAGGCGACTGGCTCGGATCCGTCCACTGGCGCCAGTCCGCGCGCACCGGACGGCTCATCGTCATTGACCGCGAGCACGAGGGCCGAGGCCTGCGCCGCCTGCGGCTAGACCTGCGCGCCTGCGCCTACACGGCGCATGCTGAGGCACCGGGTGGCGCCGCAGCCGCCTTCGAGGGCGCCGTCAGCACGGCCACCGGGCTGATCGAGGCGTGGGCGCGCGCCGGGCACGACGTCGAGCTGCACCTGGGCACCGAGCGCCACCGCGCCACCGCGGCGCACTCCACCGCCCTGCTGCGACGCCTCGCCACGGTTGAGATGAGCAGCCTGCCGGAGGACGACGCCGCCGACCTCCCTCCCGGCGGCCCACGCCCCGGCACCCGTGCGGCCGACGCCGGGCCCGGTGCCGAGGCCGATGTCTTCATCACTGGTGCCCCGGCCGAGCCGCAGCCCCCGCCCGGGACCCTGGTGCTGGTGGCGGACGCGCAGGCCGGCGCCAGTGCGGCCACGGATGCGGCGGCCGCCTCGCCCCCTGCACGCGCCGGCCTGAGGGCGCCGCAGGACGCGCCCACTAGTCGGCCGCGCCTGCGCACCGCCCGCTGGCAGCCGCTGGCAGCCGGGCTCATCACCGTCGGCTTGTGGCACCTGGCCGCCACTGTGCTGGCACCGCTGCTGACCCCGGCGCCCTGGGCCGACCGCGGCCTGGCCGTTGCCGCCGTCGCCCTGCTGCTCCCCGCCCTGGTGCGCACAGCCCGGCCCCAGCGGGCGGGACTCGCCTGTGCCCTGGGCCTGCTCGCCGGATCCGGGGTGCTGTGGTGGGGCTGGCGCGGCACCGGCCAGGTGGAGTCCTGGCTCGCCTCCCCCTCGACCCAGCTGCGCGAGGTCAGCAGCATGCTGTGCGACGGCATCGCCCCGTTGGACACCGGCGGCGCGCTCGGCTTCGCCCTGTGCCTGTTCACTTGGCTGCTGGCCTGGGTGTGCGCGCTTTCGAGCGCGGGCGGCGGCGATGGCTGCGGCGCCACCGGGCTGATCCCGGCCGCCGCGCTGCTGGCCCCCGGCATCGTCCTGGGGCAGCGGCCCGCCGACGACGTCGTACTGGCTGCCGGGGCGGGCGTGCTCGCGCTCATCCTCACAGCGGGGCCCGTGCCCGCCGCGGGCACGCGCAACCAGCACGGTTGGGAGGCGAAGCCGCCCCACGCAGCAGTACGCGCCGCGCCGCTGGTCGCATACGGCGCCCTGATGCGCGCGCTCGGGAAACTGGCCGGCGTGGCGGTCGTGACCGCCCTGGCGGTCGGCACGGCCGGCGTCGCGGTGTCCCTCGCTCCGGCCGTGCCGGTGCGTGCATGGAGCTGGAACGTGAGCGGCGCGGGCGTGGCCGGCCTCTCCGTTCCGGATACCACGCTCACCCTGGACCAGGACCTGGTGCGCGGCTCTGCCGCAACCGTATTTGAGTACACCTCCGACGTGCCGACCGGCACCTCCCTGCGCTTCCCCCTCGCCGTCATCCGAGATCTCGACGGCGATGCCTGGGAGCCCCTGGAAGATCCGGGACCCGCGAGCGCAGGCAGCCTGGTAGCGCCCGTCGGCGGCGGTGCGCTCACGGCCGGAGGGGCGCTCGTGGCCGCCGGAGTCAGCGCCGCCGAGGTGCGCTCCGGCGGCGCCGACCTGCCGGAGACTCACATAGGCATCCAGAACCTAGCCTCTGCACGCCTGCCGCTGGCCCAGTCGACCGCCCTGATAACGACGGATGCGAACGATGACGCGCTCGCGGTCTCGAACTGGGCGTGGGTGCCCGGCACCTCCACCGTCGTCGCCCGGGGCGCCGGTGCCACCAGGGGGAACCGTTACACGGTACGGGGGTGGAACGCCGTCGCCGGCCCGGACGGCACCCCGCAGGTCCTCCCGCCCTACGAGGCCGCCGCCGCGGATCCCCAGGAACTGGCCGCCTACACGGTCACGCCCCGCGGCTCGGCGGGCATCGCCCTGACTGCCCGGGAAGTGGTAGGGGCCGTGGGGCTCGACGGCACCGACGCGCCCCCGACCGCCCAGGCCGCCGCGCTGGCCGCCTGGTTCCACAGCGGTGACTTCGTGTACGACGAGTCCGCTCCCGGTGGCTTCTCCGGGAGCGGCGGGACCATGCCCGTGGACACCGTCAATGACTTCCTCACCGACCGCCACGGCTACTGCGTCCACTACGCCGCCGCCTTCACGCTCATGGCCCGCAGCCTGGGCCTGCCCACCCGCATCGCCATCGGCTACGCCTCCCGCGCCGACGGGGCGGCGACCCCCGTGTCCGGTCAGGAACTGCATGCCTGGCCCGAGGTGTGGTTCGACGACGTCGGCTGGGTGGCCTTCGAGCCCACGCCGGGCGGGGCCGGGCGGCGGGCCGACACCGGGGCGGACCCGCAGCCCTCACCCACCGCGGCGGGGACCGAGACACCGACCGCGTCGGCGTCGGCCGCGCCCGCGCCCACGGTGGTCGCGACCAGCAATGCGCCCGACCCCAGTGGTTCCAGTGGTGCAGCCGGCGCGGGGGACGCCACCCGGCCGGGAGTCCGCGCGCCGCAGCTGGCTGCGGCCGTGCTCGTAGCGCTGCTGCTCGCCGGTCCGGCGCTGGTGCGCTCCGGGCGGCGTCGACGCCGACTGGGCCGCATCCGGAACGGATCCAGACCCGCCGCCGCAGCCTGGCAGGAGCTGCGCGACACCGCCACCGATCTGGGGCTGTGGACGCCACCTGGACGCGTTGGCGCGGCCGGGGGAGCCGGGCGGCGGCCCGGTGGTGCCGGCCGGGGGCCGCGGGCGCGCACGCACGAGGCGCTGGCTGAGTATCTGGCCGCCCTACCCGGCCTGGAGGCCGCCGGGCGAGACCTGGAGGAGTTGGCGGGAGCCGCCGTCGCCGAGGCCTTCGGGGAGGGGGCGCTGGCACCCGCTCCGGGGGGCCGGGCCGACGGTACGGTCGGCGACCGGGAGCGCTTGGCCAGTGGACTGCGCACCGTGACGGCGAGCCTGGCCCGCGCCACGTCCCTGCGTCGACGCCTGCGCGCCCGACTGCTGCCCGCGAGCCTGTGGCGGCGACGCTGA
- a CDS encoding AAA family ATPase → MTSADSRGAANAHAPMAPAALRELAGALRDRMQRVVVGKTEAIDTLLATFLAGGHLLIEDVPGVAKTTLALALARCLDLSSARIQFTADLLPADVTGVSVYDQSTREFRFHPGPVFAGVVVADEINRATPRTQSALLEAMGEGQVSVEGRTLPLPDPFIVVATQNPLEMEGTFALPEAQRDRFMTRLTMGYPDAGAEAAMLLARGGADPLADLAPIASEHDARAARTTVASLHLAPAVARYIVALVSATRSDEAIALGASPRAGLHLAAVARARAAMAGRNFVSPDDVARTAVHVLAHRLIPAGCPASAADALAASTQALWRILASTPVPAGD, encoded by the coding sequence ATGACCAGCGCTGATAGCCGCGGCGCCGCAAACGCGCACGCACCGATGGCCCCCGCCGCCCTGCGCGAACTCGCCGGCGCACTGCGAGACCGAATGCAGCGCGTCGTCGTCGGCAAGACCGAGGCGATCGACACCCTCCTGGCCACCTTCCTGGCCGGCGGCCACCTCTTGATCGAGGACGTGCCCGGCGTCGCCAAGACCACCCTGGCCCTGGCACTCGCGCGCTGCCTGGACCTGAGCTCGGCCCGCATCCAGTTCACCGCCGACCTCCTGCCCGCAGACGTCACCGGGGTCAGTGTCTACGACCAGTCCACCCGCGAGTTCCGCTTCCACCCCGGCCCGGTGTTCGCCGGCGTCGTCGTCGCCGACGAGATCAACCGGGCCACCCCGCGCACCCAGTCCGCCCTGCTGGAGGCCATGGGGGAGGGGCAGGTCAGCGTCGAGGGGCGGACCCTGCCCCTGCCCGACCCGTTCATCGTCGTCGCCACCCAGAATCCCCTGGAGATGGAGGGCACCTTCGCCCTGCCGGAGGCCCAGCGCGACCGCTTCATGACCCGCCTGACCATGGGCTACCCCGACGCCGGCGCCGAGGCCGCCATGCTGCTCGCCCGCGGCGGCGCCGACCCGCTCGCCGACCTCGCCCCCATCGCCTCCGAGCACGACGCCCGCGCGGCGCGCACCACCGTCGCCTCCCTGCACCTGGCCCCCGCCGTCGCCCGCTACATCGTCGCCCTGGTATCCGCCACCCGCAGCGACGAGGCCATCGCCCTGGGCGCGAGCCCCCGCGCCGGCCTGCACCTGGCCGCCGTCGCCCGCGCCCGCGCCGCCATGGCCGGACGCAACTTCGTCTCGCCCGACGACGTCGCCCGCACCGCCGTCCACGTGCTCGCCCACCGGCTCATCCCGGCCGGATGCCCCGCCTCGGCTGCCGACGCGCTCGCCGCCTCCACCCAAGCCCTGTGGCGCATCCTCGCGAGCACGCCCGTACCGGCGGGTGACTGA